In Streptomyces longhuiensis, the following proteins share a genomic window:
- a CDS encoding asparaginase, with amino-acid sequence MYGSSVAEAPVIREPLHAPVAHLVRGGVIEGIHYGSVVVLGADGSVDLQIGDIEAAFYPRSALKPVQAVAMLRTGLPLDGELLALTAASHSGEERHLAGTRRILEQAGLSEVQLRNVTDLPFDPVVREDWVRGGRLPSRLAQNCSGKHAAMLYTAQLNDWSLDDYLDPAHSLQQAIAEIVEGLTGQQIAQVTVDGCGAPLFSVSLHGLARAAARIVTAAPGTPEAMVADAMREHPEMASGSGRDVSALMRAVPGLLTKDGFEGVQVAALPDGRAVAVKIADGADRARVPVAAAALARCGVNPAALAEFATAPLLGGGEVVGSIRPARALAPLTHPTYT; translated from the coding sequence ATGTACGGAAGTTCGGTGGCCGAGGCCCCGGTGATCCGGGAACCGCTCCACGCGCCGGTCGCCCACCTTGTCCGCGGCGGTGTCATCGAGGGCATCCACTACGGCTCGGTGGTCGTGCTGGGCGCCGACGGCAGCGTGGACCTTCAGATCGGCGACATCGAGGCCGCCTTCTACCCGCGCTCGGCCCTCAAGCCCGTCCAGGCCGTGGCGATGCTGCGGACCGGGCTGCCGCTGGACGGCGAACTGCTCGCGCTGACCGCCGCCAGCCACTCCGGCGAGGAGCGGCACCTGGCCGGGACCCGCCGGATCCTGGAGCAGGCCGGTCTGTCGGAGGTCCAGCTGCGCAATGTCACGGACCTGCCCTTCGACCCGGTCGTCCGGGAGGACTGGGTGCGCGGGGGGCGGCTGCCCTCCCGCCTCGCACAGAACTGCTCGGGCAAGCACGCGGCCATGCTCTACACGGCGCAGCTCAACGACTGGTCCCTCGACGACTACCTCGACCCGGCCCACTCCCTCCAGCAGGCCATCGCGGAGATCGTCGAGGGCCTCACCGGACAGCAGATCGCCCAGGTGACCGTCGACGGCTGCGGCGCGCCCCTGTTCTCTGTCTCGCTGCACGGCCTCGCCCGCGCCGCCGCCCGCATCGTCACCGCCGCGCCCGGCACCCCCGAGGCCATGGTGGCCGACGCGATGCGCGAGCACCCCGAGATGGCCTCCGGATCGGGGCGGGACGTCTCCGCGCTGATGCGGGCCGTGCCGGGGCTGCTCACCAAGGACGGCTTCGAAGGCGTGCAGGTCGCCGCGCTCCCGGACGGCCGGGCCGTCGCCGTGAAGATCGCCGACGGCGCGGACCGGGCACGCGTCCCGGTGGCCGCGGCCGCCCTCGCGCGCTGCGGAGTCAACCCGGCCGCACTCGCCGAGTTCGCGACCGCCCCGCTCCTCGGCGGCGGCGAGGTGGTCGGCAGCATCCGGCCCGCCCGTGCGCTCGCCCCGCTCACCCACCCCACGTACACCTGA
- a CDS encoding amino acid permease, whose product MSERSLQQDALRSEKPASGHVDAGDAGYSKSLKSRHVNMIAIGGAIGTGLFLGAGGRLADAGPSLFVAYAVCGLFAFLVVRALGELVLYRPSSGAFVSYAREFLGEKGAYIAGWMYFLNWATTGIADITAVAVYTHYWGMFSDIPQWVIALIALAVVLTVNLISVKMFGELEFWFAIIKVSALVVFMLIGVFLLVTQHPVDGHSPGPSLITDNGGIFPNGLLPMLLIVQGVVFAYASVELVGVAAGETENPEKIMPKAINSIMWRVGLFYVGSVVLLSMLLPWSSYSAAQSPFVTVLSNIGIPAAGGIMNLVVLTAAMSSLNSGLYSTGRILRSMAMSGSAPRFTGVMSRSQVPYGGILLTSGICVIGVGLNFVVPADAFEIVLNFAAIGILSTWGMIMLCHLMFWQKTQNGELTRPSYRLPGSPWTEIVTIVFLVSVLVLMYADGGAGRTTVLCLPLIAAALVAGWYGVRRRVAGMRDGADA is encoded by the coding sequence GTGAGCGAGCGATCCCTTCAGCAAGACGCCCTGCGTAGCGAGAAGCCGGCCTCCGGACACGTCGACGCCGGAGACGCGGGCTACAGCAAGTCCCTGAAGTCCCGGCACGTCAACATGATCGCCATCGGCGGTGCCATCGGCACCGGCCTCTTCCTCGGCGCCGGCGGCCGCCTCGCCGACGCCGGGCCCTCCCTCTTCGTCGCCTACGCGGTCTGCGGCCTCTTCGCCTTCCTCGTCGTCCGCGCGCTCGGCGAACTCGTCCTGTACCGCCCGTCGTCGGGCGCCTTCGTCTCGTACGCCCGTGAGTTCCTCGGCGAGAAGGGCGCGTACATCGCGGGCTGGATGTACTTCCTGAACTGGGCCACCACCGGCATCGCCGACATCACCGCCGTGGCCGTCTACACCCACTACTGGGGCATGTTTTCCGACATCCCGCAGTGGGTGATCGCGCTCATCGCGCTCGCCGTCGTCCTCACCGTGAACCTCATATCCGTGAAGATGTTCGGCGAACTGGAGTTCTGGTTCGCGATTATCAAGGTGAGCGCGCTCGTCGTCTTCATGCTCATCGGCGTCTTCCTGCTGGTCACCCAGCACCCCGTTGACGGCCACAGCCCCGGCCCGTCCCTGATCACCGACAACGGCGGCATCTTCCCCAACGGCCTGCTGCCGATGCTGCTGATCGTCCAGGGCGTCGTCTTCGCCTACGCCTCCGTCGAGCTGGTGGGCGTCGCGGCGGGCGAGACCGAGAACCCCGAGAAGATCATGCCCAAGGCGATCAACTCGATCATGTGGCGCGTCGGCCTCTTCTACGTCGGTTCCGTGGTCCTCCTGTCGATGCTGCTGCCCTGGAGCTCATACAGCGCCGCCCAGAGCCCCTTCGTCACCGTGCTGTCGAACATTGGCATCCCCGCCGCGGGCGGCATCATGAACCTGGTCGTGCTCACCGCGGCCATGTCGTCCCTCAATTCCGGCCTGTACTCCACCGGCCGCATCCTGCGCTCCATGGCGATGTCCGGCTCGGCACCCAGGTTCACCGGCGTGATGAGCCGCAGTCAGGTCCCCTACGGCGGCATCCTGCTCACCAGCGGCATCTGCGTCATCGGCGTCGGCCTCAACTTCGTCGTCCCCGCCGACGCCTTCGAGATCGTGCTGAACTTCGCAGCGATCGGCATCCTCTCCACCTGGGGCATGATCATGCTCTGTCACCTGATGTTCTGGCAGAAGACCCAGAACGGCGAGCTGACCAGGCCCAGTTATCGCCTGCCCGGCTCGCCGTGGACCGAGATCGTGACGATCGTCTTCCTGGTCTCCGTGCTGGTGCTGATGTACGCCGACGGAGGCGCGGGACGTACGACCGTGCTGTGTCTGCCGCTGATCGCGGCGGCGCTCGTCGCGGGTTGGTACGGGGTGCGCCGCCGGGTGGCAGGGATGCGCGACGGAGCGGACGCGTGA
- a CDS encoding Gfo/Idh/MocA family protein — MTTPHPRSAIVGTGMIGAVHARAVRAAGGVLHGVLGSSPARSTQAAAALDAPHAYPDLDALLADDAVDVVHLCTPNTLHARQALDVLGAGKHLVCEKPLATSAADAERIVEAARVADRLVAVPFVYRYHPMVREIRARRLAGEFGNWQLLHGSYLQDWMLPADTATWRADPAAGGPSRAFADIGSHWCDLVEWTAGVEFTEVTACLATTVAQRPVGSSASFGGPERQGTGAGECVAVSTEDAAVLLLRTGEGTLANLTVSQVSAGRKNRLWFELDGSHASAVFDQEEPERAWLGGLDGARILVRDPGRGSAEQRRLAHLPAGHAQGYADCFTAFTRDVHQAVAGDGLPDGLPTATDGLHSAHLVEAVLTSAAAGVWTDVSRRALAAA, encoded by the coding sequence ATGACGACACCGCATCCTCGATCAGCCATCGTCGGCACAGGGATGATCGGAGCCGTCCACGCCAGAGCCGTCCGCGCCGCCGGCGGTGTGCTGCACGGCGTCCTCGGCTCCTCCCCTGCCCGCAGCACCCAGGCCGCCGCCGCACTGGACGCACCCCACGCCTACCCGGACCTGGACGCCCTGCTCGCCGACGACGCGGTCGACGTCGTCCACCTGTGCACCCCGAACACGCTCCACGCCCGGCAGGCCCTGGACGTGCTGGGCGCCGGGAAGCACCTGGTGTGCGAGAAGCCTCTTGCGACCTCCGCGGCCGACGCCGAACGCATCGTCGAGGCGGCCCGCGTCGCGGACCGGCTCGTGGCCGTTCCCTTCGTCTACCGCTACCACCCGATGGTGCGGGAGATCAGGGCCCGCCGACTGGCGGGTGAGTTCGGCAACTGGCAGCTGCTGCACGGCAGTTACCTGCAGGACTGGATGCTCCCAGCCGACACCGCCACCTGGCGCGCCGACCCGGCCGCGGGCGGTCCGTCACGCGCGTTCGCCGACATCGGCTCCCACTGGTGTGACCTGGTCGAGTGGACGGCAGGCGTCGAGTTCACCGAGGTGACCGCCTGCCTCGCGACCACCGTCGCGCAGCGCCCGGTGGGGAGTTCGGCTAGTTTCGGCGGGCCGGAGCGGCAGGGAACCGGGGCGGGCGAGTGCGTCGCCGTCAGTACTGAGGACGCCGCAGTCCTGTTGCTGCGGACCGGCGAAGGCACCCTTGCGAATCTGACCGTCTCCCAGGTGTCGGCAGGCCGCAAGAACCGGCTCTGGTTCGAACTCGACGGCAGCCACGCCAGCGCCGTCTTCGACCAGGAGGAGCCGGAGCGCGCCTGGCTGGGCGGTCTGGACGGCGCCCGCATTCTGGTCCGCGACCCCGGCCGGGGCAGCGCCGAACAGCGTCGCCTCGCCCACCTCCCGGCTGGTCACGCCCAGGGCTACGCCGACTGTTTCACGGCCTTCACGCGGGACGTCCATCAGGCTGTCGCGGGAGACGGCCTGCCGGACGGGCTGCCCACCGCCACCGACGGACTGCACTCGGCCCATCTCGTGGAAGCGGTGCTGACCTCAGCCGCCGCCGGCGTCTGGACCGACGTCAGCCGCCGTGCCCTCGCCGCCGCCTGA
- a CDS encoding FadR/GntR family transcriptional regulator yields MEAVLTHLRGAIERGEYAIGDKLPSEAELCRRLEVSRPVLREALRALQVMGLTVSRTGKGTFVVANAVEDPTFGDYAASDLLEVRRHVEIPVAGYAAVRRTPENLDHLTHLLERMERETDTTAWVAMDTLFHIVVAEASQNPVFRRVIEEIRDALGRQSAFLNELGGRREQSNREHRAIVEALMDGSEHDAVEAMAHHLDRVQTTLTSIVRPERAAPPAEGGPQA; encoded by the coding sequence ATGGAAGCGGTACTCACCCACCTCCGCGGCGCCATCGAGCGCGGCGAGTACGCCATCGGCGACAAGCTCCCCTCCGAGGCGGAGCTCTGCCGCCGCCTCGAAGTCAGCCGACCGGTACTGCGCGAGGCGCTGCGGGCCCTGCAGGTGATGGGGCTGACCGTGTCCCGCACCGGCAAGGGCACCTTCGTGGTCGCCAACGCGGTCGAGGACCCCACCTTCGGGGACTACGCGGCCAGCGACCTCCTCGAAGTGCGCCGCCACGTCGAGATCCCGGTCGCCGGGTACGCGGCGGTGCGGCGCACCCCGGAGAACCTCGACCACCTCACCCACCTCCTGGAGCGGATGGAGCGGGAGACCGATACCACCGCCTGGGTCGCCATGGACACTTTGTTCCACATCGTCGTCGCCGAGGCCTCGCAGAACCCGGTGTTCCGCCGGGTCATCGAGGAGATCCGCGATGCGCTGGGCCGCCAGTCCGCCTTCCTCAACGAACTCGGCGGCCGCCGCGAGCAGTCCAACCGCGAGCACCGGGCGATCGTCGAGGCCCTCATGGACGGCAGCGAACACGACGCGGTGGAGGCCATGGCCCACCATCTCGACCGCGTCCAGACCACCCTCACCTCCATCGTGCGCCCCGAGCGCGCGGCCCCACCCGCGGAAGGCGGACCCCAGGCGTGA
- a CDS encoding sugar phosphate isomerase/epimerase family protein, translating into MKLGMLTACLPDSSLDEIADWAAKTGYEALEVAVWPRTGGRDFEAAHLPVADFGAREKDDTLALLDRHGLSISALAYYENNLHPDHARRAEIRVHLKHAIDTAAALGVPYVGTFVGRDWTRPVAENLAEAERILPELVEYAGERDVRIVIENCVMEGWHPDGYPGNLAYSPELWEWMFGLGFYLNWDPSHLTWIGIDPVTTIAPYADRIVHAQAKDIEIQADRIDRYGFFGKATGRKDPWDTGWWRYRVPGRGQVDWNAVVDALYEHGFTGTLSVEHEDPVWGGTPDRVRQGLEIAHRSLRPLLVA; encoded by the coding sequence ATGAAACTCGGCATGCTCACCGCCTGCCTGCCCGATTCCTCTCTCGACGAGATCGCCGACTGGGCGGCGAAGACCGGCTACGAGGCCCTCGAAGTGGCCGTCTGGCCGCGCACCGGCGGCCGCGACTTCGAGGCCGCCCACCTGCCCGTCGCCGACTTCGGCGCCCGCGAGAAGGACGACACCCTCGCGCTCCTCGACCGCCACGGCCTGTCGATATCCGCCCTCGCCTACTACGAGAACAACCTCCACCCGGACCACGCACGCCGTGCCGAGATCCGCGTCCACCTCAAGCACGCGATCGACACCGCCGCGGCCCTCGGCGTTCCGTACGTCGGCACCTTCGTCGGCCGGGACTGGACCCGCCCCGTCGCCGAGAACCTCGCCGAGGCCGAGCGGATCCTGCCCGAACTCGTCGAGTACGCGGGGGAGCGCGACGTCCGCATCGTCATCGAGAACTGTGTGATGGAGGGCTGGCACCCGGACGGCTACCCCGGCAACCTTGCCTACTCGCCCGAGCTGTGGGAGTGGATGTTCGGCCTCGGGTTCTACCTCAATTGGGACCCCTCGCACCTCACCTGGATCGGCATCGACCCGGTTACCACCATCGCCCCCTACGCCGACCGCATCGTGCACGCCCAGGCCAAGGACATCGAGATCCAGGCCGACCGCATCGACCGCTACGGCTTCTTCGGGAAGGCGACCGGCCGTAAGGACCCCTGGGACACCGGCTGGTGGCGGTACCGCGTTCCGGGCCGGGGCCAGGTCGACTGGAACGCGGTTGTCGACGCCCTGTACGAGCACGGCTTCACCGGCACCCTCTCCGTCGAGCACGAGGACCCGGTCTGGGGCGGCACCCCCGACCGCGTCCGGCAGGGTCTGGAGATCGCCCACCGCAGCCTGCGCCCGCTCCTCGTCGCCTGA
- a CDS encoding DUF6381 family protein produces the protein MSAAGESGREMRARAADLEQAAERATDPQERQRLKDKARELKEQSEHAGGTGKRDIDPM, from the coding sequence ATGAGCGCTGCAGGCGAGTCCGGACGTGAGATGCGTGCTCGGGCTGCGGACCTGGAACAGGCCGCGGAACGCGCCACTGACCCGCAGGAGCGTCAGCGTCTGAAGGACAAGGCCCGCGAGCTCAAGGAGCAGAGCGAGCACGCAGGCGGTACGGGCAAGCGGGACATCGACCCGATGTAG
- a CDS encoding IS3 family transposase (programmed frameshift): MGTYKYSAEFRADAVALYRSSPGRPVAAVAKHLGVNHETLRLWIKAAETAEAPSARAEADKDAEIAALRRQVRELELEREILRRAAKYFGGRDQLVSRFQFVDDHRDTFGVKRLCRVVEVSRSGYYRWRSVAGARAERARSDAELTGKIREIHTEWDGTYDSPRVTTELRAEGWQVNHKRVERVMREAGIVGVRLRRKVTTTVPAPDATKVPDLLQRDFTASEPNTKYVGDITYLPIGGGQFLYLATVLDLCSKRLAGWAIADHMRTELVTDALEAAARTRGGDLVGAVFHSDNGAQYASKDFAKACRKLRVIRSRGAVGTSADNAAAESFNAALKRETLQGRKRWPGVREARLAVFRWITRYNTRRRHSAIGQVSPIAFEQRMVTLTTAA, from the exons TTGGGGACCTACAAGTACTCGGCTGAGTTCCGGGCCGACGCCGTCGCGCTGTACCGCTCCAGCCCGGGGCGGCCCGTCGCGGCCGTGGCCAAGCACCTGGGCGTGAACCATGAGACGCTCCGCCTGTGGATCAAGGCAGCCGAGACGGCCGAAGCGCCGTCCGCGCGGGCGGAGGCGGACAAGGACGCCGAGATCGCCGCCCTGCGCCGGCAGGTGCGCGAGCTGGAGCTTGAGCGCGAGATCCTGCGCCGGGCGGCCAAGTATTTCG GCGGGCGAGACCAACTGGTGAGCCGCTTCCAGTTCGTCGATGATCACCGCGACACCTTCGGAGTGAAGCGGCTGTGCCGGGTCGTGGAAGTCTCCCGTTCCGGCTACTACCGATGGCGGTCCGTCGCTGGCGCCCGCGCCGAGCGGGCCCGGTCGGATGCCGAGCTGACCGGGAAGATCCGCGAGATCCACACCGAATGGGACGGCACCTATGACTCCCCGCGGGTCACCACCGAGCTCCGGGCCGAGGGCTGGCAGGTCAACCACAAGCGCGTCGAGCGCGTGATGCGCGAGGCCGGCATTGTCGGCGTGCGCCTACGCAGGAAGGTCACCACCACGGTGCCCGCCCCGGACGCGACCAAGGTCCCCGACCTCCTGCAGCGCGACTTCACCGCGAGCGAACCGAACACCAAGTACGTGGGCGACATCACCTACCTGCCCATCGGTGGCGGCCAGTTCCTTTATCTGGCGACGGTATTGGACCTCTGCTCGAAGCGGCTGGCGGGCTGGGCGATCGCCGATCACATGCGCACCGAGCTGGTCACCGACGCCCTCGAAGCCGCCGCCCGCACCCGCGGCGGTGACCTGGTCGGGGCGGTCTTCCACAGCGACAACGGAGCCCAGTACGCCTCGAAGGACTTCGCCAAGGCATGCCGCAAACTCCGCGTGATCCGTTCTCGTGGGGCGGTCGGGACGAGCGCGGACAACGCCGCGGCGGAGAGCTTCAACGCGGCCCTGAAACGAGAGACCCTTCAGGGCCGGAAGCGCTGGCCGGGAGTACGCGAGGCCCGCCTCGCGGTATTCCGGTGGATCACTCGCTACAACACCAGGAGAAGGCATTCAGCGATCGGCCAGGTCAGCCCGATCGCCTTCGAACAGCGAATGGTTACGCTGACCACTGCCGCATAG
- a CDS encoding ROK family transcriptional regulator: protein MHKEREHRPAVPAAGRTPVEIPGTPTQPVPVALHTVLTLIAKSEVASRADIARRTGLARSTVGQQIDELLRRGIITETVVGQSVRGRPPRTLTISPEAGTLAVVFVSPESTGVAVTDLNGDLIARDTLDLRVETGPDTLLATVAEHVRTLLTEHGRTGSPVRQVVVGLPAPVDFVRGCPVRPPIMPGWDGFPVAARMTELLGAPTLVDNDVNLMALGEAERGTGGDAPLLCLSVGTGIGAGLVTAEGTVHRGADGAAGDVGHTHMPGHDEVLCACGKTGCLEAVASCRAILTALDIPEHTPDDPAHGLRLLCERLANGDAQALHEVARAGVEIGEVVAMLVLAFNPRTLVLSGPIADACDELLASIRAVVYRRALSLATRKLVITTSQLGERAGLIGAVVLAVQQAFSQDGVGRLLGPAR, encoded by the coding sequence ATGCATAAAGAGCGCGAGCACCGTCCGGCTGTCCCGGCCGCTGGCCGTACCCCCGTCGAAATTCCGGGCACACCGACCCAGCCGGTTCCGGTGGCGCTGCACACCGTCCTGACGCTGATCGCGAAGAGCGAGGTGGCGAGCCGGGCCGACATCGCCCGGCGGACAGGGCTCGCCCGTTCCACGGTCGGCCAGCAGATCGACGAACTCCTGCGGCGCGGCATCATCACCGAGACGGTGGTGGGTCAGTCGGTGCGAGGGCGGCCGCCGCGCACCCTCACCATCAGTCCGGAGGCCGGGACGCTCGCCGTGGTGTTCGTCAGCCCGGAGTCAACCGGCGTCGCGGTCACGGACCTCAACGGCGACCTGATCGCCCGCGACACGCTCGACCTACGGGTGGAGACAGGACCGGACACGCTCCTTGCGACCGTCGCGGAACACGTCCGTACGCTGCTGACCGAACACGGCCGCACCGGCAGTCCGGTGCGCCAGGTGGTGGTAGGCCTGCCCGCCCCGGTGGACTTCGTCCGGGGCTGCCCGGTACGCCCTCCGATCATGCCGGGCTGGGACGGGTTTCCGGTCGCCGCCCGGATGACGGAACTCCTCGGCGCGCCCACCCTCGTCGACAACGACGTCAATCTGATGGCCCTCGGCGAGGCCGAGCGGGGCACCGGTGGCGATGCCCCGCTGCTCTGCCTGAGCGTCGGCACCGGCATCGGCGCGGGCCTGGTCACCGCGGAAGGAACCGTGCACCGGGGTGCGGACGGCGCGGCGGGCGACGTCGGGCACACCCACATGCCGGGGCATGACGAGGTGCTGTGTGCCTGCGGCAAGACGGGCTGTCTGGAGGCCGTCGCCTCCTGCCGGGCGATCCTCACCGCACTGGACATCCCGGAACACACTCCGGACGATCCCGCCCACGGCCTGCGGCTGCTCTGCGAACGTCTGGCCAATGGCGATGCCCAGGCCCTACACGAGGTGGCCCGGGCGGGTGTGGAGATCGGCGAGGTGGTGGCCATGCTGGTCCTCGCCTTCAACCCGCGCACTCTCGTACTCAGCGGCCCGATCGCCGACGCCTGTGACGAGCTGCTCGCGTCGATCCGCGCCGTGGTCTACCGGCGCGCCCTCTCCCTGGCCACCCGCAAACTGGTCATCACGACCAGTCAGTTGGGCGAGCGGGCCGGCCTGATCGGCGCGGTCGTCCTCGCGGTCCAGCAGGCCTTCAGCCAGGATGGAGTGGGGCGGCTGCTCGGCCCGGCGCGCTGA
- a CDS encoding ABC transporter substrate-binding protein, whose protein sequence is MVRSRRRWGGAATVVCALALMVSGCRSAVQQQGAQNITVPDTPQDGGTLVAAQVQDADPGSFLKTSIGNILTEYSVLETLTRIDQKTGKPQGVLAKSWKVAPNGRSMDVVLRDDVTFHSGAKLTAADVLFTLKKVRDPATGAANQRVAAVISGMKAVGDNELKLTFSKPLPNIYDLFETMPVLNPATYDKYAAGEVVDGTGPFEWTSWTPGGKVVLTKYPKYRDADDIHLDKIQINVITDPTAMISAIRSGRIQYGVGMGALDAYTLSRQPGFQLITAGGSAIPLAFDVSKKPFDDKRVRQAFQYAVDRERIDSQVEGGQATATSLPWRTNTVGYDEKQAGRYHYDPDKARKLLAQAGVKDLSVEMITLNSPEATGIFQIVRNNLEAVGVDLKAVPLAAAEFDGRLASGTMGAPVFLQQASNGLSPAGAVVGRAELLADGNPSHYGDDRYTALSRRLTVATGAHDQRAALRAWNDHFLDQAFAVPLITRPSMTVASRAVQGITYTQMGFMDLNHVWLARAR, encoded by the coding sequence ATGGTGCGGTCGCGAAGGAGGTGGGGCGGTGCCGCGACGGTGGTGTGCGCCCTCGCCCTGATGGTGTCCGGCTGCAGGTCGGCGGTGCAGCAGCAGGGGGCGCAGAACATCACCGTCCCGGACACCCCGCAGGACGGCGGGACGCTGGTGGCCGCCCAGGTGCAGGACGCGGATCCGGGCTCGTTCCTGAAGACGTCGATCGGGAACATCCTCACCGAATACTCGGTCCTGGAGACGCTGACCCGCATCGACCAGAAGACCGGCAAACCGCAGGGCGTGCTGGCCAAGTCGTGGAAAGTGGCGCCGAACGGCAGGAGCATGGACGTGGTGCTCCGCGACGACGTGACCTTCCACAGCGGGGCGAAACTCACCGCCGCCGACGTCCTCTTCACACTGAAGAAGGTGCGGGACCCGGCCACAGGCGCCGCCAACCAGCGGGTCGCCGCCGTGATTTCGGGCATGAAGGCGGTCGGTGACAACGAGCTGAAGCTGACCTTCTCCAAGCCGCTGCCGAACATCTACGACCTCTTCGAGACCATGCCGGTCCTCAACCCGGCCACGTACGACAAGTACGCGGCCGGTGAAGTCGTCGACGGCACCGGCCCGTTCGAGTGGACCTCCTGGACGCCGGGCGGGAAGGTCGTCCTGACCAAGTACCCGAAGTACCGGGACGCCGACGACATCCACCTCGACAAGATCCAGATCAACGTGATCACCGACCCCACGGCGATGATCTCCGCCATCCGCAGCGGCCGCATCCAATACGGCGTCGGCATGGGCGCTCTGGACGCCTATACCCTCAGCCGCCAGCCCGGCTTCCAGCTGATCACCGCCGGCGGCTCGGCGATCCCGCTCGCCTTCGACGTCAGCAAGAAGCCCTTCGACGACAAGCGCGTCCGGCAGGCCTTCCAGTACGCGGTCGACCGAGAGCGGATCGACAGCCAAGTGGAGGGCGGACAGGCGACGGCGACCTCGCTGCCCTGGCGCACCAACACCGTCGGCTACGACGAGAAGCAGGCCGGGCGCTACCACTACGACCCCGACAAGGCCCGCAAGCTGCTCGCGCAGGCGGGGGTGAAGGACCTCTCCGTCGAGATGATCACCCTCAACAGCCCCGAAGCCACCGGCATCTTCCAGATCGTCCGCAACAACCTCGAAGCGGTCGGCGTCGACCTCAAGGCCGTGCCACTGGCCGCCGCCGAGTTCGACGGACGCCTCGCGTCGGGCACCATGGGCGCACCGGTCTTCCTCCAGCAGGCCAGCAACGGGCTCTCGCCCGCCGGCGCCGTCGTCGGCCGCGCCGAACTCCTCGCGGACGGCAACCCCAGCCACTACGGCGACGACCGCTACACCGCACTCTCGCGACGCCTCACCGTCGCCACTGGTGCGCACGACCAGAGGGCGGCCCTGCGCGCCTGGAACGACCACTTCCTGGACCAGGCGTTCGCCGTTCCGCTGATCACTCGGCCGTCGATGACGGTCGCCTCCCGCGCGGTGCAGGGCATCACCTACACCCAGATGGGATTCATGGACCTCAACCACGTCTGGCTCGCGCGGGCCCGGTAG
- a CDS encoding aminoglycoside phosphotransferase family protein, with product MRFGPEVLGWCDQLPALVDQLAARWSLTVLAGGGGGTSRVFHCKQQADGATVWLKLTPDLEIASAESEALHAWADTPSVVQLLAEDLTVGALLLEGVKPGVPVRQLSWSLPEVAALLRELRIPSPARGQGSVLQPLAHRVDFLFELTDRRLAGAGLSEVFDPAVLNRARAAALDLASGGTVGLVHGDLHPANVLSGPGQKMVAIDPRPALGDPDFDAVDWVMAGVEELAELERRGEELAALVPGQSSGRVLAWCRAVAVMNAASRLCAGRNDAETRFLLALARG from the coding sequence GTGCGCTTCGGACCGGAAGTTTTGGGCTGGTGTGATCAACTGCCAGCTCTGGTGGATCAGCTGGCGGCTCGCTGGAGCCTGACTGTCCTCGCGGGGGGCGGAGGTGGCACCTCACGGGTGTTTCACTGCAAGCAGCAGGCTGACGGGGCAACTGTGTGGCTGAAACTCACCCCCGACCTCGAGATCGCCTCCGCGGAATCAGAGGCACTGCACGCCTGGGCCGACACGCCGTCGGTTGTCCAACTGCTGGCGGAGGATCTTACTGTCGGGGCCCTGCTGCTGGAGGGCGTGAAGCCGGGAGTCCCGGTGAGGCAGCTCAGCTGGAGTCTTCCTGAGGTCGCAGCCCTGCTGCGGGAACTGCGCATTCCTTCCCCTGCTCGCGGACAGGGTTCTGTGCTGCAGCCGCTTGCGCACCGAGTGGACTTCCTCTTCGAGCTGACCGACCGCCGGCTGGCGGGTGCCGGTCTGAGCGAGGTGTTTGACCCGGCGGTGCTCAACCGGGCTCGCGCAGCCGCCCTGGATCTCGCCAGCGGCGGCACGGTGGGACTCGTGCACGGTGATCTTCATCCGGCCAACGTGCTGTCCGGGCCTGGGCAGAAGATGGTCGCGATCGATCCCCGGCCTGCGCTCGGTGACCCTGATTTCGACGCTGTGGACTGGGTGATGGCGGGAGTGGAGGAGCTCGCCGAGCTGGAGCGGAGGGGCGAGGAATTGGCGGCGCTGGTTCCCGGCCAGTCTTCCGGTCGCGTACTGGCCTGGTGCCGCGCTGTTGCTGTCATGAATGCGGCCTCCAGGCTCTGCGCGGGTCGGAACGACGCCGAGACCCGGTTCCTGTTGGCGCTGGCTCGCGGCTGA